A window of Streptomyces gilvosporeus contains these coding sequences:
- a CDS encoding sugar ABC transporter permease: MTRKRHQRHPLASVGLHLALALAAVVAVFPPLWLLVTSFKPTNDSFTTSLFSHPTLANYTHVLADTPFLTWFKNSVIIVGLTTVLGVFLSATTGYAVSRFRFPGMRPLMWLLLITQMFPVAVLIVPLYNLMATLGLLNQPAGLVITYLTIAVPFCAWMMKGFFDTIPVEIDEAGRVDGLNPFGTFWRLVLPLARPGLAVTGFYTFVTAWAEVAYASAFMTGEDNLTLAGGLQTFVNQYTNDWGSMTAAAVIIAVPAALVFAFAQRHLVAGLTAGTTKG, encoded by the coding sequence ATGACCCGCAAACGCCATCAACGGCATCCCCTGGCCTCCGTGGGCCTGCACCTCGCGCTCGCCCTCGCGGCCGTCGTCGCCGTCTTCCCGCCCCTCTGGCTGCTGGTGACGTCCTTCAAACCCACGAACGACTCCTTCACCACCAGCCTCTTCTCCCACCCCACCCTCGCCAACTACACCCACGTCCTGGCCGACACCCCATTCCTCACGTGGTTCAAGAACTCCGTCATCATCGTCGGACTGACCACCGTCCTCGGCGTCTTCCTCTCCGCCACCACCGGCTACGCCGTCAGCCGCTTCCGCTTTCCCGGGATGCGCCCGCTGATGTGGCTGCTGCTGATCACCCAGATGTTCCCGGTCGCCGTGCTGATCGTGCCGCTCTACAACCTCATGGCGACCCTCGGCCTGCTCAACCAGCCCGCCGGCCTCGTCATCACCTACCTCACCATCGCGGTCCCCTTCTGCGCCTGGATGATGAAGGGCTTCTTCGACACCATCCCCGTGGAGATCGACGAGGCCGGACGCGTCGACGGCCTCAACCCCTTCGGCACCTTCTGGCGCCTGGTCCTGCCGCTGGCCCGCCCCGGCCTGGCCGTCACCGGCTTCTACACCTTCGTCACCGCCTGGGCCGAAGTCGCCTACGCCTCCGCCTTCATGACCGGTGAGGACAACCTCACCCTCGCCGGCGGCCTCCAGACCTTCGTCAACCAGTACACCAACGACTGGGGATCGATGACCGCTGCCGCCGTGATCATCGCCGTACCGGCCGCGCTCGTCTTCGCCTTCGCCCAGCGCCACCTCGTCGCCGGACTGACCGCCGGCACCACCAAGGGATGA
- a CDS encoding carbohydrate ABC transporter permease: protein MVAPVVLVIGVIIGFPLVRGVFLSLTDANEANVQRDIGVNHIPATYKFTGLDNYTAILTDDVFWNRLGWTVLWTVACVSLTFLLGLTLATMLNRTLRGRTFYRLALILPWAIPAFISVFTWQMLYNEKSGLLNKLLAGGGIDAIPWLNDPTWAKLSVIAVNVWLGVPFMLVTLLGGLQSIPGELYEAAEMDGANAWQRFRNITMPGLRAVSSTVILLSTIWTFNMFPVIFLLTRGGPGDATEILVTYAYRLSFVNSPRNFSECAAWGVLILVLLSAVAVVYRRALRKQGEVW, encoded by the coding sequence ATGGTCGCCCCGGTCGTCCTCGTCATCGGGGTGATCATCGGCTTCCCGCTGGTACGGGGCGTCTTCCTCTCCCTCACCGACGCCAACGAGGCCAACGTCCAGCGTGACATCGGCGTCAACCACATCCCCGCCACCTACAAGTTCACCGGCCTCGACAACTACACCGCGATCCTTACGGACGACGTTTTCTGGAACCGGCTCGGCTGGACCGTCCTGTGGACCGTCGCCTGCGTCTCGCTGACCTTCCTGCTCGGCCTGACCCTCGCCACCATGCTCAACCGCACCCTCCGCGGCCGCACCTTCTACCGCCTCGCCCTGATCCTGCCCTGGGCCATCCCCGCCTTCATCTCCGTCTTCACCTGGCAGATGCTCTACAACGAAAAGAGCGGGCTCCTCAACAAACTGCTCGCCGGCGGCGGCATCGACGCCATCCCCTGGCTCAACGACCCGACCTGGGCGAAGCTTTCGGTCATCGCCGTCAACGTCTGGCTCGGCGTGCCGTTCATGCTGGTCACACTCCTCGGCGGACTCCAGTCCATCCCCGGCGAGCTGTACGAGGCCGCCGAAATGGACGGCGCAAACGCCTGGCAGCGCTTCCGCAACATCACCATGCCCGGGCTGCGGGCCGTCAGCAGCACGGTGATCCTGCTCTCCACCATCTGGACCTTCAACATGTTCCCGGTGATCTTCCTGCTCACCAGGGGCGGCCCCGGCGACGCCACCGAAATCCTGGTGACCTACGCCTACCGGCTCTCCTTCGTCAACAGCCCCCGCAACTTCTCCGAGTGCGCGGCCTGGGGCGTCCTGATCCTCGTCCTGCTCTCGGCCGTCGCGGTCGTCTACCGCCGGGCGCTGCGCAAACAAGGAGAGGTGTGGTGA
- a CDS encoding extracellular solute-binding protein yields MRRGIPGIRGITATALVAGLALTASGCGGSDGNGTANSGGELSGTVTFWDTSNDAEKATYRKLAEGFQKEHPKVHVQYVNVPFGDANAKFKNAAGGNSGAPDVMRTDVAWVADFANLGYLAPLDGTPALDKTADYLPQAVGSTRFKGKTYAAPQVIDTLALFYNKKLLKDAGVPVPKTFAELKAAAKKIKDKTGATALYLRGDDPYWFLPYLYGEGGNTIDAHSKTVKIDNAAGVKAFAAIKDLVDSKTAITDATDGQENQLTALKDGKVAMAIDGPWDIEGARAGQAFKDKKNLGVAPVPGGSTAQGSPQGGWDLSVYAGSKNLQAAYAFVKYMSSAKVQQETTDKLSLLPTRKSVYQIPAVKQNEMVTFFKPAVDRAVQRPWIAEGNSLFEPIKVQMNKVLTGSATPEQAAKATGAAYRKLLKDYK; encoded by the coding sequence ATGCGGCGTGGCATACCCGGCATACGTGGCATCACCGCAACCGCGCTGGTAGCGGGCCTGGCCCTGACAGCAAGCGGATGCGGCGGGAGCGACGGCAACGGCACAGCGAACAGCGGCGGCGAACTGTCCGGAACCGTTACCTTCTGGGACACCTCCAACGACGCCGAGAAGGCGACCTACCGCAAGCTTGCCGAAGGTTTTCAGAAAGAACACCCCAAGGTCCACGTTCAGTATGTGAACGTTCCCTTCGGCGACGCCAACGCCAAGTTCAAGAACGCCGCCGGCGGCAACTCCGGCGCACCCGACGTGATGCGCACCGACGTCGCCTGGGTAGCCGACTTCGCCAACCTCGGCTACCTCGCCCCGCTCGACGGCACCCCCGCCCTCGACAAAACCGCCGACTACCTCCCGCAGGCCGTCGGCTCCACCAGATTCAAGGGCAAGACCTACGCCGCACCCCAGGTCATCGACACCCTCGCCCTCTTCTACAACAAGAAGCTCCTCAAGGACGCCGGCGTCCCCGTGCCCAAGACCTTCGCCGAACTCAAGGCCGCCGCCAAGAAAATCAAGGACAAGACCGGCGCCACCGCCCTCTACCTGCGCGGCGACGACCCCTACTGGTTCCTGCCCTACCTCTACGGCGAGGGCGGCAACACCATCGACGCCCACTCCAAGACCGTGAAGATCGACAACGCCGCCGGGGTGAAGGCCTTCGCCGCCATCAAGGACCTGGTCGACTCCAAGACCGCCATCACCGACGCCACCGACGGCCAGGAAAACCAGCTCACCGCCCTCAAGGACGGCAAGGTCGCCATGGCCATCGACGGCCCCTGGGACATCGAAGGCGCCCGCGCCGGCCAAGCCTTCAAGGACAAGAAGAACCTCGGCGTCGCCCCCGTACCCGGCGGCAGCACCGCGCAAGGATCACCGCAAGGCGGCTGGGACCTTTCCGTATACGCCGGCAGCAAGAACCTGCAAGCCGCCTACGCCTTCGTGAAATACATGAGCTCGGCCAAGGTGCAGCAGGAAACCACCGACAAACTCAGCCTGCTGCCTACCCGCAAGTCGGTGTACCAGATCCCGGCCGTCAAGCAGAACGAGATGGTCACGTTCTTCAAGCCCGCCGTCGACCGCGCCGTACAGCGCCCCTGGATCGCCGAAGGCAACTCCCTCTTCGAACCCATCAAGGTCCAGATGAACAAGGTGCTCACCGGCAGCGCCACGCCCGAACAGGCCGCCAAGGCGACCGGTGCCGCCTACCGAAAGCTGCTCAAGGACTACAAGTGA
- a CDS encoding alpha-amylase family glycosyl hydrolase, which produces MTQELTSPGLAPQTTASGRGSGWWRDAVIYQVYVRSFADSDGDGVGDLRGACAKVPYLKALGVDAVWLTPFYASPQADGGYDVADYRAVDPLFGNLEDARDLIGAAHDAGLRVIVDIVPNHTSDRHPWFQDPELARERYVFRPGRGERGELPPNDWESIFGGPAWTRTDRGDWYLHLFAPEQPDLNWDNPDVHAEFAAILRFWLDLGVDGFRVDVAHGMVKAPGLPDIGRGEQAKLIGSQVLPFFDQDGVHDIHRSWRRLLDGYGDACGKEVIGVAEAWAPSAERLALYVRPDELHQAFNFHYLQASWDTASLRTVIDESLDSVRPVGAPATWVLSNHDVVRHRTRLGGGLDRARAAALLMLALPGSAYLYQGEELGLPEVLDLPDEVRQDPSFFRANGQDGFRDGCRVPLPWSGDLPPYGFGPGGSWLPQPADWRLLTVEAQTGDPSSTLELYRTALDLRRRLPGLGDGEMTWQPAPEGVLAFRRPGVLCTVNTLGRPAELPLPGQPLLSSAPVTVDGASAVVPGDTCTWWAI; this is translated from the coding sequence ATGACCCAGGAGCTCACTTCCCCCGGCCTCGCACCCCAGACCACCGCATCAGGCCGGGGTTCCGGATGGTGGCGGGACGCCGTCATCTATCAGGTCTACGTCCGCTCGTTCGCCGACAGCGACGGCGACGGCGTCGGCGATCTCCGCGGCGCCTGCGCCAAGGTGCCGTATCTCAAGGCGCTGGGCGTGGACGCCGTCTGGCTGACGCCGTTCTACGCCTCGCCCCAGGCCGACGGCGGCTACGACGTCGCCGACTACCGCGCCGTCGACCCGCTCTTCGGCAACCTGGAGGATGCCCGGGACCTGATCGGCGCCGCCCATGACGCGGGCCTGCGGGTGATCGTCGACATCGTCCCCAATCACACCTCCGACCGGCACCCGTGGTTCCAGGACCCCGAACTGGCCCGGGAGCGCTATGTGTTCCGTCCCGGCAGGGGCGAGCGGGGCGAGCTGCCGCCGAACGACTGGGAGTCGATCTTCGGCGGTCCGGCCTGGACCCGTACCGACCGCGGCGACTGGTACCTCCATCTCTTCGCCCCCGAACAGCCCGATCTGAACTGGGACAACCCCGACGTCCACGCCGAATTCGCGGCCATCCTGCGCTTCTGGCTGGACCTGGGCGTCGACGGCTTCCGGGTCGACGTCGCCCACGGCATGGTCAAGGCGCCCGGTCTGCCCGACATCGGCCGCGGCGAACAGGCCAAGCTCATCGGCAGCCAGGTCCTGCCGTTCTTCGACCAGGACGGCGTGCATGACATCCACCGTTCCTGGCGGCGCCTGCTGGACGGATACGGGGACGCCTGCGGCAAGGAGGTGATCGGCGTCGCCGAAGCCTGGGCGCCCAGCGCCGAACGCCTCGCCCTCTACGTCCGCCCCGACGAACTGCACCAGGCGTTCAACTTCCACTATCTCCAGGCGAGTTGGGATACGGCTTCGCTCCGCACCGTCATCGACGAGTCCCTCGACTCGGTGCGCCCGGTCGGCGCCCCGGCCACCTGGGTGCTGTCCAACCACGACGTCGTACGCCACCGCACCCGCCTGGGCGGCGGCCTCGACCGCGCCCGCGCCGCCGCCCTGCTGATGCTCGCCCTCCCCGGCTCCGCATACCTCTACCAGGGCGAGGAACTCGGCCTCCCGGAAGTCCTCGATCTGCCCGACGAGGTCCGCCAGGACCCCTCGTTCTTCCGCGCCAACGGCCAGGACGGGTTCCGCGACGGCTGCCGGGTGCCGCTGCCCTGGTCCGGCGATCTGCCCCCGTACGGCTTCGGGCCCGGCGGGAGCTGGCTGCCGCAGCCCGCCGACTGGCGGCTGCTGACCGTCGAGGCGCAGACCGGCGACCCGTCCTCCACCCTGGAGCTCTACCGCACCGCGCTCGATCTGCGCCGCAGACTGCCGGGCCTGGGCGACGGCGAGATGACCTGGCAGCCCGCGCCCGAAGGGGTGCTGGCCTTTCGCCGGCCCGGAGTGCTCTGCACGGTCAACACCCTCGGCCGCCCGGCCGAACTCCCGCTGCCCGGGCAGCCGCTGCTCTCCAGCGCCCCGGTGACCGTCGACGGCGCCTCGGCCGTCGTCCCCGGTGACACCTGCACCTGGTGGGCAATCTGA
- a CDS encoding LacI family DNA-binding transcriptional regulator, producing the protein MTARLSDIAAQAGVSEATVSRVLNGKPGVSATTRQLVLAALDVLGYERPVRLRQRSAGLVGLITPELENPIFPAFAQVIGQALTRQGYTPVLATQTPGGSTEDELTEMLVERGVAGIIFVSGLHADTSADMERYAQLRGRGVPFVLINGFSDRVQAPFVSPDDRAAVDLAVTHLTALGHRRIGLALGPERFVPVQRKIEGFVRSMRDRLNMSPAELGPLIQHSLFTLEGGQAAANALIDRGVTAMVCASDMMALGAIRAARQRRLDVPSEMSVVGFDDSPLIAFTDPPLTTIRQPVTAMGQAAVRALLEEIGGTPAPHSEFVFHPELVVRGSTASAPKSAPRVAGIPRPVRTP; encoded by the coding sequence ATGACCGCCCGGCTCTCCGATATCGCAGCACAGGCGGGTGTCAGCGAGGCCACCGTCAGCCGGGTCCTGAACGGAAAACCCGGTGTCTCCGCCACCACCCGCCAGTTGGTGCTCGCCGCGCTCGACGTGCTGGGCTATGAGCGCCCGGTACGGTTGCGGCAGCGCAGCGCGGGCCTGGTCGGGCTGATCACACCCGAGCTGGAAAACCCCATCTTCCCGGCCTTCGCCCAGGTCATCGGGCAGGCGCTGACGCGGCAGGGCTATACGCCGGTGCTCGCCACGCAGACGCCGGGCGGCTCGACGGAGGACGAGCTGACCGAGATGCTGGTGGAGCGCGGCGTGGCCGGCATCATCTTCGTCTCCGGGCTGCACGCCGACACCTCGGCCGATATGGAGCGTTATGCGCAGTTGCGCGGCCGGGGTGTGCCGTTCGTCCTCATCAACGGCTTCTCCGACCGGGTGCAGGCGCCGTTCGTCTCCCCCGACGACCGGGCGGCGGTGGATCTGGCGGTCACCCACCTCACGGCGCTCGGCCATCGGCGGATCGGGCTGGCGCTGGGGCCCGAGCGGTTCGTGCCCGTGCAGCGGAAGATCGAGGGGTTCGTCCGCAGCATGCGGGACCGGCTGAACATGAGCCCGGCCGAGCTGGGGCCGCTCATCCAGCATTCGCTGTTCACCCTGGAGGGCGGTCAGGCCGCGGCGAACGCGCTGATCGACCGCGGGGTGACGGCGATGGTGTGCGCCAGCGACATGATGGCGCTGGGGGCGATCCGGGCGGCGCGGCAGCGGCGGCTGGACGTGCCGAGTGAGATGTCCGTGGTCGGTTTCGACGACTCCCCGCTGATCGCGTTCACCGATCCGCCGCTGACCACGATCCGGCAGCCGGTGACGGCGATGGGGCAGGCGGCGGTGCGGGCGTTGCTGGAGGAGATCGGCGGGACGCCCGCTCCGCACAGCGAGTTCGTTTTCCATCCGGAGCTGGTGGTGCGCGGATCGACCGCTTCGGCGCCCAAGTCGGCGCCCAGGGTGGCGGGAATTCCGCGACCGGTCCGTACGCCTTGA
- a CDS encoding phosphatase PAP2 family protein, with protein MGDANVRTLEGRPATPQTPGGSADRPSEGRRWSRLRTPRSPRLWFEILLIAISYWTYSLIRNAVPEQKAKALRNADWIWQAEHALGIAVEHTVNHAVNSVTWLIVSMNYYYATLHFIVTIGVLVWLYHWHPGRYAASRLALFATTGVALVGYYFYPLAPPRLMSGGGFVDTVVEHDTWGSMASGNLASMSNQYAAMPSMHIGWSLWCGITVAMLARPLWVRIVALLYPTVTLLVIVSTANHFWLDAVGGVLCLTFGFTAARCWYGTLPSRLARYAAAPEANLARVG; from the coding sequence ATGGGCGATGCGAATGTGAGGACTTTGGAAGGTCGGCCCGCCACCCCGCAGACCCCTGGGGGGAGCGCGGACCGCCCGTCGGAGGGACGCCGATGGTCCCGGCTGCGCACGCCTCGGTCGCCCCGTCTCTGGTTCGAGATCCTCTTGATCGCGATCAGTTACTGGACGTATTCGCTCATTCGAAATGCGGTCCCGGAACAGAAGGCGAAGGCGCTGCGGAACGCCGACTGGATCTGGCAGGCGGAGCATGCGCTGGGAATCGCGGTGGAGCACACCGTCAACCACGCGGTGAATTCGGTGACGTGGCTGATCGTGTCGATGAACTACTACTACGCGACGCTGCACTTCATCGTGACGATCGGCGTGCTGGTATGGCTCTACCACTGGCATCCGGGCCGTTATGCCGCGTCCCGGCTGGCGCTTTTCGCGACGACCGGGGTCGCGCTGGTCGGCTACTATTTCTATCCGCTGGCGCCGCCGCGGCTGATGTCCGGCGGCGGCTTCGTCGACACCGTGGTCGAGCACGACACCTGGGGCTCGATGGCGTCGGGCAACCTCGCGTCGATGTCCAACCAGTACGCCGCGATGCCCTCGATGCACATCGGCTGGTCGTTGTGGTGCGGGATCACCGTCGCGATGCTGGCCAGGCCGCTGTGGGTGCGGATCGTGGCCCTGCTCTATCCCACCGTGACGCTGCTGGTCATCGTCTCCACCGCCAATCACTTCTGGCTGGACGCGGTCGGCGGGGTGCTGTGTCTGACGTTCGGGTTCACAGCGGCACGGTGCTGGTACGGGACGCTGCCGAGCCGGCTGGCGCGGTATGCGGCGGCGCCGGAGGCGAATCTGGCGCGGGTGGGCTGA
- a CDS encoding bifunctional [glutamine synthetase] adenylyltransferase/[glutamine synthetase]-adenylyl-L-tyrosine phosphorylase, with protein MALPAPQGRRSSTFSRLLRHGFTDPSAAARLLDTPEFSPVRDDSVLLEALGGTADPDLALLGLARLVEAQSPEGQQELLSTLVAAKPLRDRLLGVMGASEALADHLARHPGDWRSLVTYESVDLHPTTPEFEQALAEGIWGERGEGRSRADALRVAYRRSLLGIVARDVCGTTDVAEAAAELADLATATVRAALQISYEEAPGDAAVSRLAVIAMGKCGARELNYVSDVDVIFVAEAKEGVEEAKALQAATRLASRMMRLCSDVTVEGTIWPVDANLRPEGRNGPLVRTLSSHLAYYQRWAKTWEFQALLKARPMAGDLDLGQAYVDAVEPMVWQAAERENFVADVRQMRLRVVENIPADRVERELKLGPGGLRDVEFAVQLLQLVHGRSDPTLRGPGTLDALAALAAGGYVGRQDAAALDTAYRFLRALEHRIQLFRMRRTHLMPEEETDLRRLARSLGLFTEPVDTLRKEWKWHAREVRRLHEKLFYRPLLDAVAHLEPGETRLSAQAAGHRLEALGYVDPAAALRHLEALASGVTRKAAIQRTLLPVLLGWFADSADPDAGLLNFRKVSDALGKTPWYLRLLRDEGAAAENLARVLSAGRLAPDLLLRAPEAVALLGAADGLKPRGRAALEQEVLAAVGRAEGAEAAVAVARGVRRRELFRTAAADVIGAYGTEGRPAEEDHGHAIDAVGFAVSDLNAATLAGALRAAVREQWGDTLPTRFAVIGMGRFGGHELSYGSDADVLFVHEPREGADEHEAAKAAFAIANEMRRLLQLPSSDPPLLIDADLRPEGRSGPLVRTLNSYAAYYRRWSLVWEAQALLRAEPVAGDDDLGRRFIELIDPLRYPAEGLGEDAVREIRRLKARMESERLPRGADPTTHAKLGRGGLSDVEWTVQLLQMRHGWEVPGLRTPRTREALAAAHAADLIGTEDAQILDEAWVLAARVRNAVMLVRGRPGDTFPADGRELAAVGRYLGYEEGHVGEMLDDYRRTTRRARAVVEELFYEG; from the coding sequence ATGGCACTACCCGCTCCCCAGGGACGGCGGAGCAGCACCTTCAGCCGGCTGCTGAGGCACGGGTTCACCGACCCCTCGGCAGCCGCCCGGCTGCTCGACACCCCCGAGTTCTCCCCCGTACGCGACGACTCGGTGCTGCTGGAGGCGCTGGGCGGCACCGCCGACCCCGATCTGGCGCTGCTGGGGCTGGCCCGGCTGGTGGAGGCCCAGAGCCCGGAGGGGCAGCAGGAACTGCTGAGCACCCTGGTCGCGGCCAAACCCCTGCGCGACCGGCTGCTGGGCGTGATGGGCGCATCCGAGGCCCTCGCCGACCACCTCGCCCGGCACCCGGGCGACTGGCGTTCACTGGTGACATACGAATCGGTGGACCTGCACCCCACCACGCCCGAGTTCGAGCAGGCGCTCGCCGAGGGCATCTGGGGCGAGCGGGGCGAGGGCCGCTCCCGCGCCGACGCGCTGCGCGTCGCCTACCGCCGCAGCCTGCTGGGGATCGTGGCCCGCGACGTGTGCGGGACCACGGACGTCGCCGAAGCCGCGGCCGAGCTGGCGGACCTGGCCACCGCGACCGTACGCGCCGCCCTCCAGATCTCCTACGAGGAGGCCCCCGGCGACGCCGCGGTCTCCCGCCTCGCCGTCATCGCCATGGGCAAATGCGGCGCCCGCGAGCTGAACTACGTCTCCGACGTCGACGTCATCTTCGTCGCGGAGGCCAAGGAAGGCGTCGAGGAAGCCAAGGCCCTCCAGGCCGCAACACGGCTCGCCTCGCGCATGATGCGCCTGTGCTCCGACGTCACCGTCGAGGGCACCATCTGGCCCGTGGACGCCAACCTGCGCCCCGAGGGCCGCAACGGCCCGCTGGTCCGCACCCTCTCCAGCCATCTCGCCTACTACCAGCGCTGGGCCAAGACCTGGGAGTTCCAGGCCCTGCTCAAGGCCCGCCCGATGGCCGGCGATCTGGACCTCGGCCAGGCGTACGTCGACGCGGTGGAACCGATGGTCTGGCAGGCCGCCGAGCGCGAGAACTTCGTCGCCGACGTACGCCAGATGCGCCTGCGGGTCGTCGAGAACATCCCCGCCGACCGCGTCGAACGCGAACTCAAACTCGGCCCCGGCGGGCTGCGCGACGTCGAATTCGCCGTCCAGCTGCTCCAGTTGGTCCACGGCCGCAGCGACCCCACCCTGCGCGGCCCCGGCACCCTCGACGCACTCGCCGCCCTGGCCGCCGGCGGCTACGTCGGACGCCAGGACGCCGCCGCCCTGGACACCGCCTACCGCTTCCTGCGGGCCCTGGAACACCGCATCCAGCTCTTCCGGATGCGGCGCACCCATCTGATGCCCGAGGAAGAAACGGACCTGCGGCGCCTGGCCCGCTCATTGGGCTTGTTCACCGAGCCCGTTGACACCCTCCGCAAGGAGTGGAAGTGGCACGCTAGAGAAGTGCGCCGACTGCATGAGAAGCTCTTCTACCGTCCCCTCCTCGATGCCGTCGCCCATCTGGAGCCCGGCGAGACCCGGCTGTCGGCACAGGCCGCCGGGCACCGCCTGGAGGCCCTCGGGTACGTCGATCCGGCCGCCGCACTGCGCCACCTGGAGGCGCTGGCATCCGGCGTGACCCGCAAGGCCGCGATCCAGCGGACGCTGCTGCCCGTCCTGCTCGGCTGGTTCGCGGACTCCGCCGATCCGGACGCCGGACTGCTCAACTTCCGCAAGGTTTCGGACGCGCTCGGCAAGACGCCGTGGTACCTGCGGCTGCTGCGCGACGAGGGCGCCGCCGCCGAGAACCTCGCCCGGGTGCTCTCCGCCGGGCGGCTCGCCCCCGATCTGCTGCTGCGGGCCCCCGAGGCGGTGGCCCTGCTGGGCGCCGCCGACGGACTCAAACCGCGCGGCCGGGCCGCCCTGGAGCAGGAGGTGCTGGCCGCCGTCGGCCGCGCGGAGGGCGCCGAGGCGGCGGTCGCGGTGGCCCGCGGGGTGCGCCGCCGGGAACTGTTCCGCACCGCCGCCGCCGATGTGATCGGCGCATACGGCACCGAAGGCCGGCCCGCCGAGGAGGACCACGGCCACGCCATCGACGCCGTGGGCTTCGCCGTCTCCGACCTCAACGCCGCCACCCTCGCCGGCGCGCTGCGCGCCGCGGTCCGCGAACAGTGGGGCGACACCCTGCCCACCCGCTTCGCCGTCATCGGCATGGGCCGCTTCGGCGGCCACGAGCTGAGCTACGGCTCGGACGCCGATGTGCTGTTCGTCCACGAACCGCGCGAGGGCGCCGACGAGCACGAGGCCGCCAAGGCCGCCTTCGCCATCGCCAACGAGATGCGCCGGCTGCTCCAACTCCCCTCCTCCGACCCGCCGTTGCTCATCGACGCGGATCTGCGCCCGGAGGGCCGCTCGGGCCCCCTGGTGCGCACCCTGAACTCCTACGCCGCCTACTACCGCCGCTGGTCGCTGGTCTGGGAGGCCCAGGCACTGCTGCGGGCCGAACCGGTCGCCGGCGACGACGACCTCGGCCGCCGCTTCATCGAGCTGATCGATCCGCTGCGCTATCCGGCCGAGGGCCTGGGCGAGGACGCGGTCCGCGAGATCCGCCGCCTCAAGGCCCGTATGGAATCCGAGCGGCTGCCGCGCGGCGCCGATCCGACCACCCACGCCAAACTGGGGCGCGGCGGCCTGAGCGATGTCGAATGGACCGTCCAGCTGCTCCAGATGCGCCACGGCTGGGAGGTCCCCGGCCTGCGCACGCCCCGTACCCGCGAGGCGCTGGCCGCGGCGCACGCCGCCGATCTGATCGGCACCGAGGACGCCCAGATCCTGGACGAGGCATGGGTGCTGGCGGCGCGGGTGCGCAATGCCGTGATGCTGGTCCGGGGCCGCCCCGGCGACACCTTCCCCGCCGACGGGCGGGAACTGGCCGCCGTCGGCCGCTACCTCGGCTACGAGGAGGGCCACGTCGGGGAGATGCTCGACGACTACCGCCGCACGACGCGCCGGGCGCGGGCGGTGGTGGAGGAGCTGTTCTACGAGGGCTGA